The following are encoded together in the Glycine soja cultivar W05 chromosome 5, ASM419377v2, whole genome shotgun sequence genome:
- the LOC114413217 gene encoding protein trichome berefringence-like 7 isoform X1, with translation MSALNRTIISFNKTSSFNRRTLGIGSPRAIHNNRFGCVSLRFQVLIITVSVVSFFVAVGGYMYVLPSLSRAFFNGQVPLLSEHNSNGSVRECDVFDGSWVQVKDHTLYNATECPFVERGFDCLGNGRGDRDYLGWRWKPRSCDIPRFDVRGVLEMLRSKRVVFVGDSMSRTQWESLICMLMAGVEDKRGVYEVNQNQITKRIRFLGVRFSAFNFTIEFFRSVFLVQQGRVPRHAPKRVQSTLLLDKLDDISDQWLNSDILIFNTGHWWVPSKLFDMGCYFQVGSSLKLGMTIPSAFRIALETWSSWVDREINKNRTRIFFRTFEPSHWSDLTRRICNVTQYPTFGTNGRDQSLFSDTILDVVKNVTIPINALHVTSMSAFRSDAHVGSWSDNPSIQDCSHWCLPGVPDMWNEIILSQLFAESEIPSQQIESFKRVSGMHIMIFGLS, from the exons ATGAGTGCTCTGAATAGGACCATTATTTCCTTCAACAAAACTTCATCCTTCAACCGAAGGACTCTCGGCATTGGAAGTCCCAGAGCGATTCACAACAACCGCTTCGGATGTGTCTCTCTCAGGTTTCAGGTTCTTATCATCACTGTCTCTGTGGTTTCCTTCTTTGTAGCCGTAGGTGGTTACATGTACGTGCTTCCAAGCCTTAGCCGCGCGTTTTTCAATGGCCAAGTTCCCTTATTATCTGAACATAACAGCAACGGATCAGTGAGAGAATGTGATGTCTTTGATGGAAGCTGGGTGCAGGTTAAAGATCACACCTTGTACAATGCCACAGAGTGTCCTTTTGTGGAACGAGGATTCGATTGTTTAGGGAATGGGAGGGGTGACAGGGATTATCTTGGTTGGAGGTGGAAGCCGAGGAGTTGTGATATTCCAAGGTTTGATGTGCGTGGTGTGTTGGAAATGTTGAGAAGCAAAAGGGTTGTTTTTGTTGGTGATTCAATGAGTAGGACGCAGTGGGAGTCTCTGATTTGTATGCTCATGGCTGGGGTTGAAGATAAGAGGGGTGTTTATGAAGTGAACCAGAATCAGATAACAAAGCGGATCAGGTTCTTAGGGGTTCGGTTCAGTGCCTTCAATTTCACCATTGAGTTTTTTCGCTCGGTTTTCCTTGTGCAGCAGGGTCGGGTGCCTAGACATGCGCCAAAAAGGGTCCAATCCACGCTTTTGTTGGACAAATTGGATGATATAAGTGACCAGTGGCTTAATTCAGATATTCTGATTTTCAATACTGGACATTGGTGGGTTCCATCTAAGCTTTTTGATAT GGGCTGCTATTTCCAGGTTGGAAGctctctgaaacttgggatgACAATTCCTTCTGCCTTTAGAATAGCTCTTGAAACTTGGTCATCATGGGTTGACAGAgagattaataaaaatagaacacgCATCTTCTTTAGAACTTTTGAGCCTTCTCACTGGAG TGATCTTACCCGTAGGATTTGCAATGTGACCCAGTACCCAACATTTGGAACTAATGGAAGGGACCAAAGCTTGTTTTCAGATACAATTTTAGATGTTGTAAAGAATGTTACTATTCCTATAAATGCTCTTCATGTTACTTCTATGTCTGCGTTCCGGAGTGATGCACATGTTGGTAGCTGGAGTGACAACCCATCTATTCAAGATTGTAGCCATTGGTGTCTTCCTGGGGTACCTGATATGTGGAATGAAATTATCCTGTCCCAACTTTTTGCTGAATCTGAAATCCCTTCTCAGCAAATTGAATCATTCA AAAGGGTGTCTGGGATGCATATCATGATTTTTGGATTGTCATGA
- the LOC114413218 gene encoding chromatin assembly factor 1 subunit FAS2-like, whose amino-acid sequence MKGGTVQISWHESKPVLTLDFHPLSATLATAGADFDIKFWQIKPAGSPKKLPVVSYLSNLYYHSSAVNVIRFSSSGELLASGADGGDLIIWKLHSTDAGQTWKVLKMLRSHHKDILDLQWSTDATYIISGSVDNCCIIWDVNKGTNLQTLDAHAHYVQGVAWDPLGKYVTSLSSDRTCRIYMNKPHKSKGIEKINYVCQQVISKADQPLLKNSKETKFHLFHDETLPSFFRRLAWSPDGSFLLVPAGSYKISTASESVNAAYIFSRKDLSRPAIQLPCASKAVVAVRFCPIFFKLRGTHSAGLFKLPYRIIFAVATLNSLYIYDTESTSPIAVLAGLHYAAITDITWSSDAHYLALSSQDGFCSLVEFENDELGSPYSLSEGKVSNEDGKSTVQTTNDTVTVPTEDVSAVLAESKKMESEEKADDMVIEASGNIDAVVTESGETITQEKDEMIKSTGNLADFRKNEAAEKAIDMAIEATGNVEGVIADSRKKEAEEKTDGMVIETTGSIGAAELDRRKAEQEDKTEKQPANLDSDGKQKEAKEKTEILQSSLDGIKSGPQLFSPKSTPISNKPAKKRITPIAIDP is encoded by the exons ATGAAGGGTGGCACGGTACAGATTAGCTGGCACGAGAGCAAGCCCGTCTTAACCCTCGATTTCCACCCTCTCTCCGCCACTCTCGCCACCGCCGGCGCCGATTTCGACATCaag TTTTGGCAAATAAAACCCGCGGGGTCGCCGAAGAAGCTTCCCGTAGTTTCCTATCTTAGTAACCTCTATTACCACAGCTCTGCAGTCAATGTTATTCGCTTCTCTTCTTCCG gggAATTGCTAGCCTCTGGTGCTGATG gaggGGACTTGATAATATGGAAGCTACATTCTACTGATGCTGGACAGACGTGGAAGGTTCTCAAGATGTTACG ATCTCATCACAAGGACATTCTGGACCTGCAGTGGTCTACTGATGCCACATATATCATTTCTGGATCAGTTGATAATTGTTGCATTATATGGGATGTTAACAAAG GAACTAACCTTCAGACATTGGATGCCCATGCACACTATGTTCAGGGGGTTGCATGGGACCCTCTAGGGAAATATGTTACTTCTCTTAGTTCTGATAGGACTTGCCGAATATACATGAATAAGCCTCATAAATCAAAGGGCATTGAGAAAATCAATTATGTTTGTCAGCAAGTCATTTCCAAGGCAGATCAGCCATTATTAAAGAATTCCAAG GAGACAAAATTTCATCTCTTCCATGATGAGACATTGCCATCTTTCTTCAGAAGATTAGCATGGTCTCCTGATGGTTCATTTCTACTTGTGCCCGCAG GCTCTTACAAAATTAGTACTGCATCTGAATCTGTGAATGCGGCTTACATATTTTCTAGAAAAGATCTTTCTAG GCCTGCTATACAGCTTCCCTGTGCAAGCAAAGCTGTTGTAGCTGTCCGATTCTGCcccatattttttaaacttcgaGGAACACACTCAG CTGGGTTATTTAAGCTCCCATATCGCATAATATTTGCTGTGGCCACTTTGAACTCATTGTACATTTATGACACTGAGAGCACCTCTCCAATAGCCGTATTAGCTGGTCTTCACTATGCCGCAATAACAGATATTACCTG GTCATCTGATGCTCATTATTTGGCATTGTCATCACAAGATGGTTTCTGCTCTTTggtggaatttgaaaatgacgagCTTGGATCACCTTACTCTTTATCAG aAGGAAAAGTCTCAAACGAGGATGGTAAGAGCACTGTACAGACAACCAATGACACTGTCACTGTACCAACTGAGGATGTTAGTGCAGTTTTAGCAGAGAGCAAGAAAATGGAATCAGAAGAGAAGGCTGATGACATGGTCATTGAAGCCTCTGGCAATATTGATGCTGTCGTAACAGAAAGCGGGGAAACTATAACACAAGAGAAGGATGAGATGATCAAGTCAACTGGGAATTTAGCAGATTTTAGGAAAAATGAAGCAGCAGAGAAAGCTATTGACATGGCCATTGAGGCAACCGGGAATGTTGAAGGGGTTATAGCAGATAGTAGGAAAAAGGAGGCGGAAGAGAAAACTGATGGCATGGTCATTGAAACAACTGGAAGTATTGGTGCAGCTGAATTAGATAGAAGAAAAGCTGAACAGGAAGATAAGACAGAGAAACAGCCAGCTAATCTAGATTCAGATGGTAAACAAAAGGAAGCAAAGGAGAAGACAGAGATTCTGCAATCAAGTTTAGACGGTATAAAATCAGGGCCACAATTGTTCAGTCCGAAGAGTACACCCATTTCAAATAAGCCAGCCAAGAAGCGTATTACTCCTATCGCCATTGATCCATGA
- the LOC114413217 gene encoding protein trichome berefringence-like 7 isoform X2, producing the protein MSALNRTIISFNKTSSFNRRTLGIGSPRAIHNNRFGCVSLRFQVLIITVSVVSFFVAVGGYMYVLPSLSRAFFNGQVPLLSEHNSNGSVRECDVFDGSWVQVKDHTLYNATECPFVERGFDCLGNGRGDRDYLGWRWKPRSCDIPRFDVRGVLEMLRSKRVVFVGDSMSRTQWESLICMLMAGVEDKRGVYEVNQNQITKRIRFLGVRFSAFNFTIEFFRSVFLVQQGRVPRHAPKRVQSTLLLDKLDDISDQWLNSDILIFNTGHWWVPSKLFDMGCYFQVGSSLKLGMTIPSAFRIALETWSSWVDREINKNRTRIFFRTFEPSHWSDLTRRICNVTQYPTFGTNGRDQSLFSDTILDVVKNVTIPINALHVTSMSAFRSDAHVGSWSDNPSIQDCSHWCLPGVPDMWNEIILSQLFAESEIPSQQIESFN; encoded by the exons ATGAGTGCTCTGAATAGGACCATTATTTCCTTCAACAAAACTTCATCCTTCAACCGAAGGACTCTCGGCATTGGAAGTCCCAGAGCGATTCACAACAACCGCTTCGGATGTGTCTCTCTCAGGTTTCAGGTTCTTATCATCACTGTCTCTGTGGTTTCCTTCTTTGTAGCCGTAGGTGGTTACATGTACGTGCTTCCAAGCCTTAGCCGCGCGTTTTTCAATGGCCAAGTTCCCTTATTATCTGAACATAACAGCAACGGATCAGTGAGAGAATGTGATGTCTTTGATGGAAGCTGGGTGCAGGTTAAAGATCACACCTTGTACAATGCCACAGAGTGTCCTTTTGTGGAACGAGGATTCGATTGTTTAGGGAATGGGAGGGGTGACAGGGATTATCTTGGTTGGAGGTGGAAGCCGAGGAGTTGTGATATTCCAAGGTTTGATGTGCGTGGTGTGTTGGAAATGTTGAGAAGCAAAAGGGTTGTTTTTGTTGGTGATTCAATGAGTAGGACGCAGTGGGAGTCTCTGATTTGTATGCTCATGGCTGGGGTTGAAGATAAGAGGGGTGTTTATGAAGTGAACCAGAATCAGATAACAAAGCGGATCAGGTTCTTAGGGGTTCGGTTCAGTGCCTTCAATTTCACCATTGAGTTTTTTCGCTCGGTTTTCCTTGTGCAGCAGGGTCGGGTGCCTAGACATGCGCCAAAAAGGGTCCAATCCACGCTTTTGTTGGACAAATTGGATGATATAAGTGACCAGTGGCTTAATTCAGATATTCTGATTTTCAATACTGGACATTGGTGGGTTCCATCTAAGCTTTTTGATAT GGGCTGCTATTTCCAGGTTGGAAGctctctgaaacttgggatgACAATTCCTTCTGCCTTTAGAATAGCTCTTGAAACTTGGTCATCATGGGTTGACAGAgagattaataaaaatagaacacgCATCTTCTTTAGAACTTTTGAGCCTTCTCACTGGAG TGATCTTACCCGTAGGATTTGCAATGTGACCCAGTACCCAACATTTGGAACTAATGGAAGGGACCAAAGCTTGTTTTCAGATACAATTTTAGATGTTGTAAAGAATGTTACTATTCCTATAAATGCTCTTCATGTTACTTCTATGTCTGCGTTCCGGAGTGATGCACATGTTGGTAGCTGGAGTGACAACCCATCTATTCAAGATTGTAGCCATTGGTGTCTTCCTGGGGTACCTGATATGTGGAATGAAATTATCCTGTCCCAACTTTTTGCTGAATCTGAAATCCCTTCTCAGCAAATTGAATCATTCA ATTAG